TCCTAAGCTCAAATCCTTGACTCTCCAGAGCTCTCAACTCAACTTTTAGGGAGTTTATCTCTGCTTCTAAAGATTCTTTTTTTGCCCTGAGAGAATTAACTCTCTCCCGAAGCTCTCTTGTATCAATAGCTAAGCCTCTAGGTTTATAATGGCCACCGGTTATAGCCCCGCTCCTCTCATAAAGCTCTCCTTCTAAGGTTACCATTCTGACCTTTCCTATATGATCCCTTGCTTCTTCCATGGAGGATACTATTACAGTATCCCCAACGGCAAACCTAACCGCAGCATCTATTCTTGGATCGTATTCTATGACATCCACAACTGGAGTTCCAACAGAATCATTTGGCGTTCTTGGCTTTATCTTGTTGAGAGGTAGAAATGTCAATCTTCCGAGCTTATTTCTTTTTAGAAACTTAATTGCTTCTTCGGCAACCTTCTCATTCTCAACAACAACATTATCCGCCCTATTACCCAAGGCAACTTCAACTGCTATTGAGTAATTTTTGTCCCTAACCTTTATCAACTCCGCTAGAGTCCCATAAATTCCAGATATTCCAGATCTCTTAAGTTCTTCAACTGCCCTGTTCCCCCTGATTTCACTTTGAGCTTCAGCTTTAATTAGCTCTCTTTCAAACTTTTCTAGCTCTGCCTTGAGTTTCTCAAGATCATTAGCTTTTTTCTCGATTGTTTCCTCGACCTTCTTCCTCTTAGATGAAATCGAGGAAAGTTTACCTTCGAGATTGCTAAGCTCTGCTCTTTTTTCCTCAAGCAATGATTTTAGCTCGGTAATTTTCTCTCTTATTCCAGGAAGCTTTGCTTTAAGAACAAGAATATTTGAAGAAAGTTTTTCTTTCTCATTTTTAAGTCTTTTAATATCCGCCTCACCCTCATAAAGCTTTCTCTTTGCTTCTTCCAATTCTCTTACTACAGAATCAAACTCCTCTCTCGCTACTGAAAACGTTCTGTCTATTTCTCCCAATCTTACAACGAGAATATTCCTCTCTTCTTCTTTTTTCTTGATTTCCTCTAGTAGCGATTCTCTCCTTTTACTCCACCTGTTTATTGCCCCTTTCGTCTTTTCAATTTCAGTCATAATCCTCTTAAGCTCCTCCTTTGCCCTTATCAGCCTGGTTTGAGATTCCTCAATTTCTCTCTTAGCAACTTCAATGTTCCTTTTGGCCAGCTCTACTTTTGATGTTATTTCTCCAATTCTCCTTGTAAGTTCCACTGCCTCTTCACTGCTTTCTTTTTCGAGCTCCTCTTCTATTCTTCTTAGCTCTCTTTCTTTTTCTACAATTAATCTAGCTATTTCTTCGAGTTTGGAAGTTATTTCTGATATCTCCTTTTCGATCCTTTTTCTCTTCTCCTCATTTTCATTAAGTTCAGATTCGAGTTTCTTTATTTCTCCCAAAATAAGAGCAACTCTCGCCTTCTCAACTCTCTCCTTTAAGTCCAAATACCTCAAGGCATCATTTCTCTCCTTCTCTAACTTGTCTAATTGCTTCTTAACTTCCCTAATTAGCAGATCAACTCTTGCAAGATTTTCTTCAGCCTGCTTGAGCTCTTGAAGGGCTTTCTCTTTCTTGGCATCGTACTCAGCTATTCCGGAGATGTCATCTATTATTAGCCTCCTCTCGATTGGGGACATTTTAATAAACTTGGTAATATCACCCTGGAGGACTATGTTGTATCCCTCTGGAGATATCATTGCAGCACTCAACAAGTCCAAGATTTCACTTCTGGTTGCCCTCCTACCATTAAGCCAGTATGTACTTCTGCCATCTGGGTACACCCTTCTCTTAATCACGACTTCATCCTCATCTATAGGAAAGCCTCTGTCCTCATTATTGAAGTATATTGCAACTTCTGCATATTTCGCAGGAGGTTCACTTTTTGTGCCAGCAAATATTAGGTCGCTTATTCTGGTAGCTCTCATAGCCTTTGCAGAAAGCCCTCCTAAAACAAATAATATTGCATCCCCAATGTTACTCTTACCAGAACCATTGGCACCAACTATCGCTGTGAAACCCTTTGAGAATGGGATGACAACCTTTTTGTTACCATAAGATTTGAACCCCTTAAGCTCAAGCTTCTCTATGTAGGGCATTATTTAACACCTATCAAAGTGGTGTCGAAAGAGTATATATAACTTCTTTGCCTCAGATGGAAGGGTGGTGAGATGTACAAGGGGCTAGCCATAATCTTTGGATTCTTGTTTCTTGGAGAGATAGTTGAGAACTTGGGAGTCCCAGTACCCGGAAGCGTTCTTGGAATGCTTTTCCTGACTTTCGCACTGATCACAGGAATTGTTAAAGTGAAAGACGTCGAGAAGGAGGGAGAGTTTTTGGTTAGGAATATGAGCGTGATGTTTATTCCCCCCGGAGTTGGAATAATTCTCTACCTAAACCTACTAAGACAGAACCTGATTCCAATAACTGTTGCTTTAGTACTAAGTTTTCTGATAACACTTTTTATAACAGGAAAAACAGTGGAGGTGCTCAGAAAATGAACGTCTTTGGAATATTTCTCACTCTCGCTTTGTATTCTACATTCTCTTGGATATACTCTAAAAGAAGGACTCCCCTTCTCAACCCCGTTCTCCTTTCCATTCTCACAATTTCAATAATTCTTAAGGTAGGAGACATAAGCTATGAGAGATACATGGAGTCCGCTCGATTCTTGAGCTTTCTCTTAGGCCCTGCAGTTGTTAGCTTGGCGATTCCTTTGTACAAGCAAATTAGAATAATAAAAGAATACAGCAAAGAGATAGCTATTGGGATCATTGTTGGTGGAAGTGTCGCAATTCTTTCTGCAGTTTACATTCTCAAAGCGTTTCATGCTCCCGAGATCCTTCAAAGAAGCTTTGCACCAAAAAGCATAACAACTGCAATAGCCATGGGTGTCAGCGAAAAAATAGGAGGAATTCCCGCTCTAACAGCAGTTCTTGTGATACTTACTGGAATTCTCGGGAATGCTTTTGCTCCAGAACTTCTCAACCTGTTTGGAATAAAAGACAGAGTAGCCAGAGGGCTTGCAACTGGAGTTTCTTCGCATGGTCTTGGAACGGCTAGGATAATTCTTGAAGATGAGTTGTCTGGGGCCGTTAGTGGGCTTGCAATGGCTTTAAACGGGGTATATACTGCGTTCGTTCTACCTGCGGTGATAAACTTCCTAGTCTAGAGGTTAGAATAATGAGGAGAGAACTCCTATTTGCATTAATACTACTCCCCCTCTCATTCATTCCAATGTCAACAAGTTTACCCTTCTATCCCTGGGCCAGCTTAGTTTTTCTTGTATACTTTCTTGTTCCGTTAACACTAGTGCTGGCTTTAGGTCTAAACCCAAAAGACGTTGGGATTAAGAAACCTAAAAGTTGGAAAACAACTGCTATTCTTCTCGGAATAGCGGCGATTTTAAGTTTTATTGGCCTATTAGATGAGAGTATGAAAAGCTATTATCCAAGATTCTCATATTCGAACTGGCTTGACTTTATTTGGAAAGAGATCGTTTTTGGAATTGTCATGTTCTCACATGAGGCCTTCTTTAGAGGATTTCTTTTATTCCCTATGGCCAAGAAGAATCCTAGGATTGCAATTCTTTATCAAGATATCCCCTACACACTCATTCATATCGGAAAACCATCAATAGAAATTCCATATGCCTTTCTAGCGGGAATTATATTCGCAAAAATAGATTTAAAGGAAGAAAGCATTCTACCGAGCTTTCTAATTCACTGGCTTGGCTCAGTTTTCTTTGATTTCCTATGCGCAATCACTTAAGCATCCCTTCAAGCTTTTCAACGAAGGCTATGCTTCTCTTTACATCAGCAAAGTATTCCTTGGCTTTCTCGATATGCTCCTTTTCAACTCTCTTTCCGCCCGCAAGTATACTGGCAGGAGCCAAGAGCTGGACAGCGTAACGTAAGCTTGTTTTCTCACCAAGCTCGGCCAAGTATTCTAGAGCCTCTTCACTAAGTTCTATACCCTCCTCTCTTGCCCTTATCTTGACTATCTCCCTTATCTCGTCCTTCTTATATGGCTCAGTGTTTATTATCAGCAATCTGTCAAGCATGTCCAATGGAATTCCATGAGGTGCCTCTATGTCAGTTCCCCTTATTTTTGTCATTCCTCTGTTGGTTGCAAGAATTAGGATCGGCGCTAGCTCATTCTCCATGGCCCTGGCCAGGAAGGAAAAGGCCTCAATGTCTAACATATGACACTCATCTATGAACAGGACTCCAGGAACAAGTGTAGCTTTACCTTCCTCTATCCACTGTTTGACAGTTTGATCTACCCTTTCCCTTATCTCGTCATTTATCTCCATTCCTCCTCCAAATATTAGGCTAAATATTCCTCCAGCCCTAGCATTTACAATGTCAAGATCGTGTAATGTAACTGTGTACGTAAACTCCTTTATCTTCAGCACAGGGCCAGTCGGGAGCTCAACCTTTCTCCTGAAGAATAATCCCTCTTCTTCCTTTGTCGTCCCAACCCTCGAAACTCTACCTGTCTCAGCGTCTATCTGAATAACATCCCCCTCTTCAATTCCGAGCTCCAGCAACTGGTAAGCTATTTCCCTTCCAGCCCTTATTGTCTTCTTATCATCCTTAGTCTTGAGAGTTATTATAACGCTCTCCGGGATCTCTATGTATGGATTGAATGGGTGCCTTGTCTTTCTGACTTCCATTTTCTCTACCATTCCCTCGTACACTTTCCTTTCTTCACTTATTCTAACACCTATAGCCCTTCTCAGGGCTTGCTTTAGAAATTCGGTTTTCTTCATCTCAGCGGAATATATTTCGCTTCCGCTTATTTGAACAAATGGAACATCTTCTCCAAGTTCTTTTGCGATTCCCATAGCTATTGCGGTTTTACCACTTCCTGTCGGCCCAACCAGCAGAATTCCCTTTCCAGCGAGTTTTCCCTGCTTTATAAGTTTAACAGCTATTCCAGCGGCCTCTCTAGCCTTTACCTGCCCAACCATTCCATCTCCTATGAACTTGGCTTTCCCATTCTCATCTAGGCCAAGACCCTTTATGTGGGAGTGCATTCCAACTCTTTCGAACTTAACCGCTGGAAGCTCCTCTATAACAGCCATTTCATCACCTCCAGCGGTTTTTCTACCTATTGGTTATTAAAAGTTGTTGCCTTAAAAACCTTACTTTCCCAGCGGATCTCTCCCGCTCTGAAGGGCGAGGCTTTCAAAAGAAGAAGTAACGAGAGTAAGGAGAGGAAATATAACAAAGAAAGAACTATCTACCTAGCATTTTATGAGCCCTAGCCAAGTGTTTCGCCGCTATTGCAGCTAGTAATGAGAGTTCCCCAGCTAAAACAGCTCCAGCAACTATCTCGGCAAATTTCTTCGCGTTAACCCCGGGGGGATCTCCTCCTCCAGCTACGCCCATTATCTCCAGGGCCTCTCTCTGGGTTGGAACCCTCGTTCCTCCACCAACTGTCCCTATTTCAAGACTTGGCATGGTTATGCTGATGTACAAATCACCTTCGGGAGTAACCTCTGCCAGGGTGATTCCATGAGAACCCTCAGTAATTTGAGCCTCATCCTGACCAGTTGCTAAGAATATTGCTCCAACGATATTTCCAAAGTGGGCGTTGAAGCCATAACTTCCAGCTTGAGCCGAGCCAACGAGATTCTTAAGGTAATTTACTTCCGCTATAAGCTCTGGTGTCGTCTTTAATTTCTTCTCAACGATTTTCCTGGGTACAACGGCCTCTGCTATGACCGTCTTTCCTCTTCCGAGAATAAAGTTTACAGCATTTGGTTTCTTATCCACACAAAGATTACCGGAGAGAGCTAGATATTTAACATCTGGAAACTCTTCCTCTATGACTTTCATTATCTCTTCACTCGCTATCGTCACCATGTTCATTCCCATGGCATCCCCAGTCTCGAACTCAAACCTAAGGAAAAGGTTCCTTCCCACTATAAAGGGTTTGACTCCTCTAAGCTTGCCATGTCGAGTTACCTTACTAACGGCTTTCTCCTGGAGGTAGTCTATGTTTTTCTTAACCCACTCTGCAACTTCTCTAGCCCTTCTAGCATTGGGGCACTTAATTAAAGGAGCCCTAGTCATTTTGTCATCTAAGAGCGTTGTTACAACCCCACCAGCCTCAGTCAGAGCTGAACATCCCCTATTGACTGAGGCAACCAACGCTCCTTCAGTGGTGGCCAAGGGAATATAAAACTCACCCTTCGCATACTCACCATTTATCCTTAGAGGTCCCGCAACCCCCATTGGAATCTGGACAACACCTATCATGTTCTCTATGTTCCTACCAATAAGCTGGTTAGGATCAATGCTGTAATGACCTATATGTTCAAGCTTTATACCAAGCTTTCTTTCTAAGGCTTTTCGCCTTATTTCAGTTGCAAGCCTCTTATCCCCATTAACAAAGTTCTCAACTTGGTGTAACTTAATCTCTCCCCTAGCAACCTTCTCAATGATTTCTTCAACGTTCATCCCAAATCACCTCAAGTTTGAGTAGAAGAGCCAAATATCCATTCCTCCGTTAGTTGGCCAGCCTCCTTAAATGCTATGGCTGCATCGCTGTGAGGTCTATAAACTAAAACTGGAATACCGGCGTTAACTGACTCAGGAACTGCATCATCAAACGGGATCACGCCTAATACAGGAACACCAATCTCCGTTTCAATTATCTCAACTATCTTATCTATGACATCTGAAGCCTCTCTAACTTTGTTTATTACCACCCCAACTTCAAGACCGAACCTATCCCCTAACGCCTTAAGCTTCAAAACCTCATTTTCCACCATCGTCTCGAAGGAATATATGGGAGATCGCTCGATCTCTACAACTATGATCTGGTAGTCAAACACTTCAAAAGCAGGAAGAGTATCAAAGGGAACACCCGTAGGAGAATCAACAAATATTAGGGGGTATTTGTACTTCAGATTCTCAATTATCTCTCTTAGTCTTTGTCCTGATATCCCTAGAACGTCTTCAAGCCTTGAGCTTCCCGGCATTACATAAACTCCTGTCTCTTTATGCTTATATATTGCCCACTCCGGATCCATGTTTGGGTCTTTTACAACTGAGTGAAGAGTGTATTTGACATTATCGAGAGCGAAATGAAGTCCAAGATTTGGCAAATAAAGATCACCATCCACGGCAAGAACTCTATAGTCTGCTTGGGCAAAATATGTACTCAAATTTGCAGTTGTTGTAGTCTTTCCAGCGCCACCCCTCCCAGTAACAACGATCACTGCCATATTAGTTCCGCCCCTGGAACTTTAACAAAAGCTAAACTATCATCGGATTGGAGTAGATATAAGGTTTTTGCTATTTTTTCGGATTTCTTTCAATACATTTCTTTAACTCCCTTGTAAAAGATTCCTTATCCAAACACTTGCCTCCTCTTTTTAGTAAAACTGCCGCAACTTTGTAGTCTCCTTTTCCAATATATCTACATTCCCTCTCTGGTTCATCTACATACCTTGCAACGGCAAACACTAAGTCTCCACACCAAATATAGTCAATAACAGTGTCCCTAAATCCAGTGAACTTAACAACGCACTTCCGATAAGGATTATACATCTCGAGTGTATTATCAATTGGCGGAAGATTCTTAACAATACAAGACTCTGGATAAACTCCACTCTTGATTTTCCTTATAATCTCTGGCAGAGTCCCCATCCTTTCAAATTCGATTATTTCGGAAATCTCTATATTAAGTGGATTAATAGAATAGCACAGAATATTTTCATCATGGTACATTAGGTACACTCCCTCGCGCCTGAACAAAAATGCTATCCTTTCTCTTGGAAGGTCAAAGATATATCCTGCCTGACTTTTCTTAACCTCATACATAGTAATGACCTCTTGACCTTTAATTGTGATAAGGTTTTTAAATTCTACTATATTTGAACCGCTTAGATATACATTTTATAAGCGTGATTTGAATGAGCGAAATCAGAAAAAGGCTTTGGAAACTTGCATGGCCAGCAATAATGGGAAACATAAGCCAAACACTCCTCAACCTAGTGGATACTATGATTGTTGGCCACGTAAGCGCCGTGGCTTTGGGAGCTGTAGGACTTGGAGGGATGGTAAGCTGGTTCATGTTCCCAATAATGATGGCCGTTGCGACGGGGACATTAGCAGTGGTCGCAAGAAGGGTTGGAGAAGGAAACTATGAAGAGGCCTCAAGAGTCGCAGAGCAGAGCATGTATATAGCGTTTCTGCTGGGAATCCCTGTAATGCTCTTCGGGATTTTCTTCGGGGATGAGATATTGAGAATAATGGGAGCGAAGGGAGAAGTATTTGAGATAGCATATTCATATCTCAAAGTTCTGTTTCTATTTTATCCAATAAGGTTTGTCAGCTTTGCGTTCTTTGCCTCTCTGAGAGGGGCCGGAGACACGAAGACACCAATGAAACTTAACATATTGATGAACGTCGTAAACGCAGTCTTAGACTACCTTCTGGTATTTGGAAAACTCGGTTTTCCAAAGCTCGGGCCAGTTGGGGCAGCATGGGCCTCGGGAATAGGAATAACAACGGCGTTTCTCGTCGGAATCTATCTCTTCCTCGCTCATAGGCTGGTCTTAAAGCCAGTGCTAGAGCTAAGGATCAGATGGAATATAGTTGAAAAGATTCTCAGAGTTGGAACGCCAACAATGCTTGAAAGAGGGTTATTCAGCTTCTACAACTTCCTCTACATGAGCATAGTTACTAGATTCGGAAAAATAGCACTATCAGCCCACCAAATAGGGTTAAGAATAGAAAGTATAGCGTACATGCCAGCCTTCGGATTCAGCATAGCTACGTCAGCCCTTGTAGGGCAGAGTTTAGGTGCTAAAAAGCCAGAACAGGCAGAACAGGTAGTCAAAGAGGCAATAAAGATGACAACCCTTTTCATGACAGCAATGGCCTTTGTTCTCGTTGTATTTCCAGGGATTCTCGTCGACCCCTTTCTCTCAAGAAATGATCCAAACTATGAAGTTGTTAAGAGACTGGCCTCGATATACCTAATAATAGTCGGCATTAGCGAGATTCCATTGGGAATAACGTTTGTCCTGAGCGGCGCACTGAGAGGTGCAGGAGATACAAAAAGCCCCTTATATGTGACGGCAATAAGTAAACTACTATTCAGAATCATACCGTCCTACCTCCTTGGCTTTGGGTTCTCCATACCAAGCTTTACAATTCTCGGAATTACATTCCCAGGATTTACGTTTAAAGGTCTAGGAGTGATAGCGGCGTGGATAGGAATGAGCCTGGAAACCTTCATTACGGCAGGGCTATTTTGGATAGTATATAGGAGAGGCAAATGGAAGAAAATCAAACTTTAGTGATGAGACTTTGAGCTCCTTAGCTCTTTAATGATCTCTATAAGCTCATCAACATCTCTAACTTCTTCTAGAACCTTCTTTGGGAGAATTGGGACATGGCTAACTACTTCAGCCTTTGTCTTCTTAAGAACGAACATTCCCTCCGTGCCAACGAACTCCGTTATTTGACCAACTATTCTAGCCCTTCTAACCGTAGTCTCAGTTTTCTTCTCATCTATCCCAGTTAGAACCCTAATCTTCTCCTCTTCCTCCTTACCAACAGCGTTGAATGGGGCCCTCTTTATCTTCACAACATTCATACCTATCCTATGTAGCCTC
This is a stretch of genomic DNA from Pyrococcus sp. ST04. It encodes these proteins:
- the smc gene encoding chromosome segregation protein SMC is translated as MPYIEKLELKGFKSYGNKKVVIPFSKGFTAIVGANGSGKSNIGDAILFVLGGLSAKAMRATRISDLIFAGTKSEPPAKYAEVAIYFNNEDRGFPIDEDEVVIKRRVYPDGRSTYWLNGRRATRSEILDLLSAAMISPEGYNIVLQGDITKFIKMSPIERRLIIDDISGIAEYDAKKEKALQELKQAEENLARVDLLIREVKKQLDKLEKERNDALRYLDLKERVEKARVALILGEIKKLESELNENEEKRKRIEKEISEITSKLEEIARLIVEKERELRRIEEELEKESSEEAVELTRRIGEITSKVELAKRNIEVAKREIEESQTRLIRAKEELKRIMTEIEKTKGAINRWSKRRESLLEEIKKKEEERNILVVRLGEIDRTFSVAREEFDSVVRELEEAKRKLYEGEADIKRLKNEKEKLSSNILVLKAKLPGIREKITELKSLLEEKRAELSNLEGKLSSISSKRKKVEETIEKKANDLEKLKAELEKFERELIKAEAQSEIRGNRAVEELKRSGISGIYGTLAELIKVRDKNYSIAVEVALGNRADNVVVENEKVAEEAIKFLKRNKLGRLTFLPLNKIKPRTPNDSVGTPVVDVIEYDPRIDAAVRFAVGDTVIVSSMEEARDHIGKVRMVTLEGELYERSGAITGGHYKPRGLAIDTRELRERVNSLRAKKESLEAEINSLKVELRALESQGFELRIKVSDVEKEIELTRKDLDRLLAEEKAINEEIKLSEERIKEIEKAIHDKKGELAKLRGRIERLEKKRDKLKKALENPEARELSEKIREVEGEIAKLREELSRIESRLESLDSRLNEELLPRKASLEEEIEGLVNKINALKANISENEAKLKELEEELNHLREKEKDVYSRIEEYRERRRALEEEISNLRREKDELSKRAQELRIEANTLRVRDAQLRAMLEEKSSRLKHFDKELIKSIKEIPLDLEGLKKEIERMEEEIRSLEPVNMKAIEDFEIVERRYLELKSKREKLEAEKESIIEFINEIEREKKNVFMKTFEAIAKNFSELFAKLSPGGSARLILENPEDPFSGGLEIEAKPAGKDVKRIEAMSGGEKALTALAFVFAIQKFKPAPFYLFDEIDAHLDDANVKRVADLIKESSKESQFIVITLRDVMMANADKIIGVSMRDGVSKVVSLSLEKAMRILEDIRRRQGELPH
- a CDS encoding CidA/LrgA family protein, which gives rise to MYKGLAIIFGFLFLGEIVENLGVPVPGSVLGMLFLTFALITGIVKVKDVEKEGEFLVRNMSVMFIPPGVGIILYLNLLRQNLIPITVALVLSFLITLFITGKTVEVLRK
- a CDS encoding CidB/LrgB family autolysis modulator, which codes for MNVFGIFLTLALYSTFSWIYSKRRTPLLNPVLLSILTISIILKVGDISYERYMESARFLSFLLGPAVVSLAIPLYKQIRIIKEYSKEIAIGIIVGGSVAILSAVYILKAFHAPEILQRSFAPKSITTAIAMGVSEKIGGIPALTAVLVILTGILGNAFAPELLNLFGIKDRVARGLATGVSSHGLGTARIILEDELSGAVSGLAMALNGVYTAFVLPAVINFLV
- the mrtA gene encoding CPBP family archaeomyxosortase MrtA, with translation MRRELLFALILLPLSFIPMSTSLPFYPWASLVFLVYFLVPLTLVLALGLNPKDVGIKKPKSWKTTAILLGIAAILSFIGLLDESMKSYYPRFSYSNWLDFIWKEIVFGIVMFSHEAFFRGFLLFPMAKKNPRIAILYQDIPYTLIHIGKPSIEIPYAFLAGIIFAKIDLKEESILPSFLIHWLGSVFFDFLCAIT
- a CDS encoding RuvB-like helicase, yielding MAVIEELPAVKFERVGMHSHIKGLGLDENGKAKFIGDGMVGQVKAREAAGIAVKLIKQGKLAGKGILLVGPTGSGKTAIAMGIAKELGEDVPFVQISGSEIYSAEMKKTEFLKQALRRAIGVRISEERKVYEGMVEKMEVRKTRHPFNPYIEIPESVIITLKTKDDKKTIRAGREIAYQLLELGIEEGDVIQIDAETGRVSRVGTTKEEEGLFFRRKVELPTGPVLKIKEFTYTVTLHDLDIVNARAGGIFSLIFGGGMEINDEIRERVDQTVKQWIEEGKATLVPGVLFIDECHMLDIEAFSFLARAMENELAPILILATNRGMTKIRGTDIEAPHGIPLDMLDRLLIINTEPYKKDEIREIVKIRAREEGIELSEEALEYLAELGEKTSLRYAVQLLAPASILAGGKRVEKEHIEKAKEYFADVKRSIAFVEKLEGMLK
- the hmgA gene encoding hydroxymethylglutaryl-CoA reductase (NADPH), translated to MNVEEIIEKVARGEIKLHQVENFVNGDKRLATEIRRKALERKLGIKLEHIGHYSIDPNQLIGRNIENMIGVVQIPMGVAGPLRINGEYAKGEFYIPLATTEGALVASVNRGCSALTEAGGVVTTLLDDKMTRAPLIKCPNARRAREVAEWVKKNIDYLQEKAVSKVTRHGKLRGVKPFIVGRNLFLRFEFETGDAMGMNMVTIASEEIMKVIEEEFPDVKYLALSGNLCVDKKPNAVNFILGRGKTVIAEAVVPRKIVEKKLKTTPELIAEVNYLKNLVGSAQAGSYGFNAHFGNIVGAIFLATGQDEAQITEGSHGITLAEVTPEGDLYISITMPSLEIGTVGGGTRVPTQREALEIMGVAGGGDPPGVNAKKFAEIVAGAVLAGELSLLAAIAAKHLARAHKMLGR
- a CDS encoding MinD/ParA family protein, producing the protein MAVIVVTGRGGAGKTTTTANLSTYFAQADYRVLAVDGDLYLPNLGLHFALDNVKYTLHSVVKDPNMDPEWAIYKHKETGVYVMPGSSRLEDVLGISGQRLREIIENLKYKYPLIFVDSPTGVPFDTLPAFEVFDYQIIVVEIERSPIYSFETMVENEVLKLKALGDRFGLEVGVVINKVREASDVIDKIVEIIETEIGVPVLGVIPFDDAVPESVNAGIPVLVYRPHSDAAIAFKEAGQLTEEWIFGSSTQT
- a CDS encoding MATE family efflux transporter, which translates into the protein MSEIRKRLWKLAWPAIMGNISQTLLNLVDTMIVGHVSAVALGAVGLGGMVSWFMFPIMMAVATGTLAVVARRVGEGNYEEASRVAEQSMYIAFLLGIPVMLFGIFFGDEILRIMGAKGEVFEIAYSYLKVLFLFYPIRFVSFAFFASLRGAGDTKTPMKLNILMNVVNAVLDYLLVFGKLGFPKLGPVGAAWASGIGITTAFLVGIYLFLAHRLVLKPVLELRIRWNIVEKILRVGTPTMLERGLFSFYNFLYMSIVTRFGKIALSAHQIGLRIESIAYMPAFGFSIATSALVGQSLGAKKPEQAEQVVKEAIKMTTLFMTAMAFVLVVFPGILVDPFLSRNDPNYEVVKRLASIYLIIVGISEIPLGITFVLSGALRGAGDTKSPLYVTAISKLLFRIIPSYLLGFGFSIPSFTILGITFPGFTFKGLGVIAAWIGMSLETFITAGLFWIVYRRGKWKKIKL